The sequence below is a genomic window from Amphiprion ocellaris isolate individual 3 ecotype Okinawa chromosome 16, ASM2253959v1, whole genome shotgun sequence.
GTCACGCTGTTTGCGTCTTTCCGCTCAGGGTCCTCACATGTTACTTCTTTCTCGCATAATTGACAGACGCCTGTTGTGCCAGCCAGGCTCATTGACGTCAATGGATTTCAGCGAGCACCGCCCTACGTGGCCAGGAGGCGGGACCGGCcgccctcccctcctccccccctccccaCCCGCCATTGGTGGAAATAAGAGCGATCTCCAGCGGGAGCAGCGCACGGCTCTGCTCTGATTTGTCGCTTTGGACGACGTTGATTTGTAAGTGACAGCCTGCTCAAGGACACAAATCGGTTACAGTCGAGGCTGGACACACACAGTCTTGCAACAGTTCGGCCGTTGTGGCAattttgtttggaaaaaataaGAGTCGGCGATGAATGCAACGAGAAAGGAGACGCGATAGAAGACAAAAAGCGTGAAAGAGCATTTCTGGATCATCTTCTGGTGAGCAGATGCccattctttttttccacatgacTGTCATGCGATTTATTGCTTTTTAGCCACAGAGCAGTAAACACAGCATGGATTCGGTGTTAAGTTGTTCGTTGTGTTTTATCTTACAGAACCGATGATATGTCACAGATTCAATTTATTTTCCCTCAGAAACTTCTGGTTTTGCCAGAGACCTCGTATCTGTGCACCACTGGGCCGAAACTCTTTGTTATGCAAACAGTAAACAGTCAGGAAGCCAGTGATCTGTGGTTAATGTACCAGCTTCTGATGCAAATACAAAGGTCTGCCAGCGTACAAGTGTTTCTGTGTAGAGCAATGATGATCATCTACAAGAAACATGTCCTCAAATAACCCACTTTGAAGTTAAGGGCTTGTGGACAGGACAATGTGAAACTTTGTTTAGAAACTGGCAGCGATAATAGATCCCTCCTGTAAAAAAGACACGGATAATCTATTACATTATATTTAGAACAAAAAGTAAACATGTAGGGGTAAATAGTTTCTGTATATTTAGACCTCTGGGGACAGACAGACCCTGCACAGTTAAGCTCAGCTAAAAGAGGATGGGAAACTTTATTCCTGACCTGTGGATACTATGTTGACAAGATAGTGGTCTTCAAAAGTGGTTGGAGCATCCACATGTGCCTCTACGAGATGGTTGTTAGATAGAGATAGAAAGATACTTTATTAAATTCaaatgttcagcagcttacatacaacaacataaaataataacaaaaaggcaggttagtaacattaacaataaaggttagtatatactcttgCTGCACAATACTATACTATAAAacacttttaattttaaaatcgacagaatactaaatgtaattaaaattcaatatacagtatttacatgtTTCAAGGCAtggtgatttaaagtgactttgacaggTAGTAGTAAAACAGTTTTATCAAACTACCTAAGGTGCATGGACATTCTATAATAATCACATTGGTCCTAATGTGATTATGACTGTGATTCCCTCTGACCACTCAGTGATGAGTTGGACGGTGTGATGGCCAGGGGGACAAAAGAGTTCCTGAGTCTGTTGGTGGAGCAGGTCAGAGACAGCAGCCTGGAGCTGAACACACTCCTCTGCTTGGTTGGCAGTTGAAAGCTCTGTAAAGGTAGTAAGTAAGCGTTTACATGAGATCAAGCTGATAGAAAGTTCAGCAGAAAGGCCACTGATCCATATGTGGCCATGACCTTGGTCGCTCAGCTTATACTGACCTGTTGGTGTCCCACTTAATAGCACAAGTGCGTAAAGACAGATAAAGTTACCATCTGCAGTTTAATGGGCTTTCAAGCCCAGCTCGTCACTCATTTTCTAAAGTAGGATTAAACAATCAGAGCAGAAGACCCACAGCAGACTGACAGTGTTGTGACAGCTGGCTGTGTCCTCGTTTGCTTTATACATGACCACATAGACTTTATATGCTCGTGTTCCATTTTGTCAAATATAAatcacaaaacatttcatcCTACATCCTTCTCCACAGAGTAGAACCTACTTTGTATGCCACCTTTCCCCGTGCTTCTCTCAATGGATACCAGACCCGCCcatccttcctcctccatgttggcGGGCCCTTCCTCGCTGTGGCGGCTGGCcgagaggaggagcaggaaggcTGGCTCAGGGAACATCTTCAGCAACGTGAACCTGTGGCAGCTCCAGAGGCTGTTCAGGGCGGCGggggaccaggatgcagagcaGAGGGCTCAGCTGGTTTGGGGCCACAGAGATGAAGCTGAACTGGCTCAGGCCTTGATAGGACTGAGGGCCCGAAGTCACCGAAGAGGGCTGAGGACTAACGGAAGGGCTGCACTGGGCTCACACTGGCTGCAAGCCTTCAATCACCTCAGGTAGAAACGCTGCTAACATAGCACATGAGCACAAAATTCAGCATTTTGCATGTTTCAGATCCTTAAGCAGTATTTGCTGTTCAGGATTGGGGAGAGCtcaccaagcagcagtcatatGGATCCTGGGGAGGACAATGATCCTGAAGCACCGAGCAGTCCGGAGTCCAGCAGACACACCTCAGCAGCGACAACAGGAAGAGAGGTGGGGGCCAAAATGGGACTACCTGAGAGCCAGAGTCCTGCAGGGACATCTGAGAGACCAGCAAGAACCAGCTCAGgactgaggagaggaggagagaacaaCCCAGAGAGATACCTCCACCGAATACTCCACTGACTCGGCTGTCAAAACTGGAGCAAGGCTGAGTGAACTTCCATGAAAAGTAACTGATAAGCTTGTCTGTGACCTTACAGTTTCAGGTGAAACTGTGTTGCAAGTTGAAGCAATAGAATAGTTCTCTTATTGCCATAATGTCTGGTCTGTTAATAGCAGCTGGAAGTATATTGGCACTGCACTGTTACTGCTGGAGACACATCTCCAATTGAGTATTTCAGTACAAACCACTGACTGGCTCAATGTGtctcacagctttttttttttttgtaatgattgCCTCTCAAGAACTGCCTTATATGTTTTCCTAAATTCATACTTATAAAAGTACTTATGATTATTACCAAAATTAGGGCAGTAGGAGTGTAGGTAGTGATGTGACTAGTAGTTCAGCGACGTACAAGTCAATAACTTTCAGCTTTAAGAGAACACTATATGGCAAAGTCACTTTAAAAATGGTCCCGGCTCCATTTTGACCTATTGATTCCGTCTGAATGCACTGACAACGTAACACTCTAGACGTGCTTATGAACAgctgtattcattttttatacCACAAAAAGCCATTTATGTACTTACATATAATATTCTTTCTGTATCTTAGCTTAAAATAGATGTCAATGTCTTGATTTTGTATTTACACTACTTGATgtcacaaaaaggaaaaaatgttccAACTGAGATATATTAAGTTTTACATCCCATGTCCCTGCCCTATGTTACACAACACTAGAAAGGCTCAGACTGGGAGGAATGTTAGGAGTGAGGACACGGAAATAAGATTTATTTCTTACCATAGATGTCATTGTACATTCAGGGATGATGagtaaaatgcaattttactgATTGAACACGTACTTTAACCATTGTACCATGGGCCTGAGCCTGTTAATGGTTTGTATTCATTAAGGAGAAATCAATAGAGAGCAAAGAATGTTTATTGACGCTGATGACAGAGAACAACCAGAGATTATACACTGTTCGTGCGATGCATTCTTGATAAGAATAGGAGATGAGAAGAATCCTCCTGCTAGTGTTGGAGTAAATAAGGTGTTGTAGTTGAAACACCTGGATCACCGTGCTGGAAAAGGTGGTGCTGCAGAATCATATATCTGAGATACAGAATGACAGAAGCACAGTGACATTTAAAGAGCAGCAACAGGCCGACTGATTGGCTCACCACTGTGCCATCAAAAATGGATGAAAGGAATTTTGACTGAAAAAGGAGAGGCAGTGGTGGAGCAGATCAAAGCGTAAAAGCAGGATGATGGCATAAATTCCCAATGAATTACAAGTGAGAAGTTCAGGATTTTCCTCAGTGAATTTTCACCAAAGCTTTATATTTGAAACTTGAATTGTCATAGTTAACTGGGTACAGAccaaaaataatacattacaAGTCCGATGTCTCCTTGTGGAGGAAAAGACAAACTTGAAAAAGCAGTACTCTCATAAAATGTTCATGGTACCAGTGTGAAAACCTGCTGTGCCTGTGACAAACAAACCTCACAGATTGCTGGAAACTTGAAGAAGCTTTTTGAtaaaactgtgtcatttttagttatgacaataaagtgagtctttgtattttgtctgatttcttgttttatattGACAGAAATATAGAATATATATTAAAGATAGGTGTTGTGACAGTTATTTCATCCATTGGTTTGGGGCTGTTTTGATGCATTGACGTTGACATTTCAAATGTAACCAataactgatttttaatttggattatttttatgGGCTGTGGCCTGTCACCTACCCCGCCCCTCTTCACACGTACTCCACTACAGTTAATGCGGGAGGCGGAAGAAGGTTCAGTTCAAATTCTGCACCCTGTCTATGAAAAAGTTCCATCTCACGTATGCAACTTGGCCTGGCAATGTATGTACACACTTAATTTTAGTGCCAatttttagaattaaaacacacaattgcataataaatgtgtaacttaaatataaattaagTCGAGAGGGTTTTTAGCAGAGGGGGCATTATAATGAGACCCCATCGTGCACGTTTAGGTCACAAAATGTTGCAGTCTCTCATGCTTCTAAAATGCAACCAAACACTACTTTAAACTCACTTCCCATGATGTAATTTTTAAGGGCCATGTTGTTTGTAGTGTTTATAAATGACCCTTTCATGTGTTTATCCTTGGTGGTGAGCTTTGAATAACAAAGTATTTTGCCTCAGCAGTTTGTCAGGGAAATACTTGTAGTTTGGCCTTTCAGTGTCTGACCTCTTTGAAGATACATTGACATGttatatttcattgcattttagaTGCTGATATTTGgcgttgttttttctttctattttatggAATAGTGgttccagtttttttcttttacaataatacacctttacaaaaaaaatcacccaagtTCAGTTATATCCGATTTATCAAACAAGAAATATTTGTGGTGTAATAGAAATAAACAGGCCACTGTTCTAGATTAAGATATGTTGTAGAAAATTGTACATATTTGTGCATGGTTTGATATTGttttgaaaatgagaaaaaaatgaagatgcaagtattaaatatttgtttgataCATTCCATATTGAATGGTTGCTTGTCGTTGCAGACAAGAGTATTACAGGCAACCTTACACTTGCCTAAAAACTACATTGAATAAGTACTGAATAAAATGGTTAAGTTAAATTTAATATGGTCTCGGTCTCGACTCGGTCTCGACCCCTCAAAGTCTTGGCCTTGTCTCGGTCTCGATACACTGTGGTCTCGGCCATGTCTTGGTCTCGGTTTAGGTCGTCTCGACTACAACACTACCATGTTGTATTCACAAAGTACTGAAACTAATGAATGAGACCGTacactcattaggaaaatgttcgTTAAAGTAACAAATTAAGTGAGAAGTGGGATAATTTTTTATACACCGATCAGGAAAAAtaattatgaccacctgcctaatactgtgttggtctcctttatccTGCTAAAagtcctctgacccagtgggctatggacacaggacctctggggatgtcctgtggcagtgaattctgtgggtcctgtgggttgcagggtgggacccaCCTAAATCaagcttatcctggcacatcccacagatgctcaataagactGGAATCTGGGAAGTGTGGAACCCgagtgaacagcttagctctgttgtgttcgctgggccactcctgagcaggtTTTGAAGTGTGatggggtgcattgtcctgctgagggtggcaaccgGCCTCAAGGACTGCTTTTGTCATGGGATGTGGGGGTttgggggttgcttgacctgcaatgtttaggtgggtggtacatgttaaatatccacatgaatgtcaggactcaaggtttcccagcaaaatgttgcattataacaagatgttctttcactggattttggcagatttttttctgaatgtcacctgtcagtggtcataatgttgtggctgttcaccctggacaggtcgctggtctatcacaggactacacacagagacaaacaaaacacatttacaccaattaacaatttagaatcatgaATTGACCTGTGGATGGGGATCTTCTAGTTTTGAGGTGACGATGCTAACAATCGAGCCACCATTCAGCCCCCAGAGGCTACATCCATCTCTTGGTCATGACAACAACACAGTGAACATAATCACACAATAACACCACTTACATTGTTCAAACATGTAGTTTGTAACACTTCTGCATTTAAATATCTAAAAGCAACAAACTATTTTACTATGTGGTGTTGGCCTGTGTGCTCACGTTTCCAACAATAGTAAAACCCATAGATACCCAAAATCTCATTCAGTGTGACagtacattttgtgtttgttgcctCAGTGGTGTCATATCAAGTTGGGGGAACGTCAGCAAGTgtggaaggaaggaaaaagagCTGGTGAACTAGCTTGCTTGCTTCCCCCTGTTTGTTTGTACTGCTCACTTGtgaataacaattattttagtATGAGTGTGTTGACCTCGAATGACAATGCTGGGCTTCCCCTCTATTGAATTAGCCACATAACGTCAGCTACAGTTGCTAAATGGGTTGTTTCATCTAATAAGTCACCACATTTAAGTTAATTTATATGCAACTACTTCATTATTCTTACCTCCGATCATGTGCTGACCCACCACATTGTGTGTGATCATCGCCGCAGGCCTTTCATATCTTGTACAATCTTTGTTTTTGGTAAGTCACATGATCTGATGTTGTCGCTGGAAAGAATGTCTTCTATCAAGCTTAATGATACAAGGAGGGCCGACAGAACATCAGAGCTTCTTTTCAGACTGCACATACTGACTATCTATTTTGTGAGTCACAAGATCTGACTGACTCATATGACCTTTTCTTATAAGCATAAATCATCAGTACAGTTTATTATTGTGATTATCATTCTCATACACAAATACCATCattacatttttgcatgtataattgcatttttcaacatatgtATTAAATTTATGCGTGCACATTGTGAAACTGGCCTGTTCAGACGTAATTAGATTCTAATTTCTGACttgaaaaaaactttaataCTGTGCTTCATCTGTGAACATGATTTTTGATCATTGACTGTTTATGTCGGATTCAAGTCCGAGTTTTATGTTGGTGAGGGGGCTACTTCACAACATCATCAAACTTCATTTCTTCTTCATGAGAGACCCATGGCGCTGTATCTTTGAAATGAATGTGTAGGTTTATAAGAACACATTATGACAGATTTTCACACGTTTAGCAATATAGAAtgaattgtttgtgttttctgttgcagttCTGCTTTATCATGTACATAGAGTTTAAAACATCCACGCTCTCAAGCTGCAGCCTGCACCCACACTGACAGTGCTCATACTCTGCAGCTCTACTGGCCTATTTTGACGTCTAGTGCCTTGCTCAAGAGCAACTTTAGCGATTTTCAAGACTAAATGAGCATGTCCTTTCCCTATATGTGTATTTCCAGGTTTTCTGTGGATGTAAATATTGAGCATAAAGtaaaagatacatttttttttgtgcttcaaACCAACACCCCCAGTCACATTCCATATATATCCCATATGTGCTGTGAATTACATGAAGACGTTGTAGAGAACATGAGGCAAAGGCCTTTCAACAACTGGTCGTTATGACAGAAACAAGTGCTGCCCTCCAGTGGTCATGTCTATCTGTGAGGCTGTCGTTCATGTTAACTTGCAGTCACTAGATGGTGCAAAAGCTTTAATTCTGAGAAGCAAAGGCAAGTGAGTGAGTCAGGAAAGAGTTCATACTTGTCATGCATGGCACAGACCTTAACTCAAAGAAAACTTTACATGAACTTAAAGAGCTGATTTAAAAGATAAATCTTGTTGATccctttaatatttaatgtctaAACCTTCAGGCAGCAGCGCTATGTGTCCACTTAAACtcaaaagctgtttttgtttattttaaaagctcTCAAATCAGGCCTTAACTCAGCATGCAACTTCagccagagagaaaaaaagtacTGCATccaaattttacatgtgttcaTGCGTCATCCATTTTCCATTCGGTTTCTTTGTACTCAGATTATCAAGACGTCCGCCACTGCCGTGTAGATAGGAATACACTGAAGTAGGATTGAAGTTGGATAGTTGCTGGACCAGGATTGCCCTGCATCCTCCAGAtgtcctcctcttcatcattttCCTCCTGGGTGATGTCAAAGGACTTGCCAGTCATCGGGGAGATCAAGTCCTTTCAGTGCTTCCTGGATCTGCTTAGCTGAGGCTTCCGTAGGGCAGCTTTATGACGAGCTGAAACCTCGGCTGACTCCCTCAATGCAGAGAAAGCTGCAGACTGACTCAGAGGTAATCCGCAGTTCGCTGAACTTCTCACCTTGTTGTGTTAAAATAAGCTCATTGCACAGGAAATTTTCGTGCCATATAGGTTATCTCAGCTTCCCATTCACTGCCTAAAGCTTCTGACTATAGACGAGATCTGGAATGCTGCAAGTTACACAGCTGCAGTCAGATTTAATGGTTTGCTCCTCAGTCTACAGTGTGAGGATATGAtgataaatgtcattttttgtgcagAATGAGCACTTTCACTTGTGATGTATTTTTGCTGATaatacttgagtaatttttactTACGTAGGAGTATTTCAAGCAAAACCTGCACCTATTATAGACCATTTTTACACTGCGTTAATAGTTGTATTATTGGACCAATACCCTGAAGAATCACCATCTTTAAACATGCCTGTACAtggtaagaaaaaaatgcttcccTGGTCAGATGTAGAGCTAAATTAAAACCGTGCACCAAGTCATTATAATTTTTGGACAAACTAGCATCTAAATGTAGGTTAAATTAGAACAGAGTTGCTGAAAATAATTAATCATGCTGACTTCTGTTCTTCTGTACCAGTTATTATAATTCTGTACACAACGGCAGTGTGGCGGCAAACTCAGATTCCTTTGTGGTACATTGTTGCCTTTTAGGCAACATGCACGTCTTAGCAATTTTCTAAGTTATGTGCATATAAATGAACATCTTTATGCTCCCAAAATTCAGAGTCCAATTTAATACctaatgaaaaatgacagagGAAAAGCATTTCAGTGCAATGTTTCAGGGCATTTGTAAATGGCGTGTATTTCTGGCACTCATTGTGCAGCCATTTTGATCCAAAGTAGGTAAAAAGTAAATCATCCAAcgtgttttttccccctgttATTATGTGTTTATTGGTCTTCTTTGCCAGTGTTTGCTCAGTGAGGTATTTATCTCACCACCCATTAGCTGCTCTGTCCAGCAATATTATTTGCAATTTGAACTGTGGATTCcactgtgattttttaaatactgtttgTTATGATTAATATCTATAGACCCctttctctggtcaacacagcTTCTTCAGAATTAAATGAACAAGATGTGCAGAACACTGGGCGCCCAGCTTACAGTTCCTCTCTTAAA
It includes:
- the LOC111564403 gene encoding arginine vasopressin-induced protein 1 translates to MPPFPVLLSMDTRPAHPSSSMLAGPSSLWRLAERRSRKAGSGNIFSNVNLWQLQRLFRAAGDQDAEQRAQLVWGHRDEAELAQALIGLRARSHRRGLRTNGRAALGSHWLQAFNHLRIGESSPSSSHMDPGEDNDPEAPSSPESSRHTSAATTGREVGAKMGLPESQSPAGTSERPARTSSGLRRGGENNPERYLHRILH